DNA from Helicobacter pylori:
AGCGCTCAAATCTAAAAGGTTTAATAACGCTCTGGCATCGCCAGCGCTGTTATTCAAAAGATAAGTTTTAGCGTCAGGCTCTATTTGTTTTTTGAGTAATGCTAAAGCTTTAGCGCAAAGCCTGTCCAAATCGCTCTTGTTTAAGGGGGTTAATTCAAAAATAAAACTTCTTGAGCGGATCGCATGGCTTAGGCTGTAATTAGGATCTTGCGTGCTAGCCCCTAAGATTAAAGCGTGATTTTTTTCCATAATGGGGAGTAAGAATTCCTGTTGGGTTTTATTCAATCTGTGGGTTTCATCAATAAAAACAACGGGCTTTAAAAGGGTGTTTTGGTAATTTTTAAGCTTAAGGCGCAAATCCTCTAATTTGAAATCCGTCGCATTAAACAAAAGAATGGGGCGCTCTAGGGAGCGAGCGATGATTTGAGCCAGGCTTGTTTTACCCACGCCAGGAGGGCCATAGAAAAAGGCATGGGGGAAGTGTTTGGATTGTAAGGCTTTAAATAAGGGGGCGTCTTTCCCTATTAAATGCTCTTGGCCTAAAAAATCTTCTAGGCTTGTGGGGTTTAAAAGTGCAGTCAGGCTCATTTTTTAAATAAAATCAATTCGTAAAAATTCGTAGGGGTGTTTAAATTTTTCGTTGGGGTTTTGTTGTTTTTAGAGTGTTTTTGCAGAGCGTCTTGCAATTCTTTATTGAGGTTGTCTAATTCATCAAGCTTTTCTTTTAAGCGCAAGATAATATCCACGCCCGCCAAATTAACCCCCATATCCCTTGTAAGGCGTAAAATTGTTTTGATTTTATCCATGTCTCGTTGGGAATACAAGCGCATTTTCCCATCAGTCCTGCTAGGCTCTATCAAACCCTCTTTTTCGTATTGGCGCAAGGTTTGAGGGTGCACGCCTAAGATTTTAGCCACAACGCTGATTAAATAAAGCGGTTCATCATAATCGTACACGATTCCTCCTTACAATTCTTTTTCTAATAACGCTTTCAACTCATTAGAAAGCGTTTCGGTTTTAGGCAAGATCAAACGAGCTTGCAAATACAAATCCCCCACATGCGAAGTTTTTCTGTTTTTAATCCCTTTGTCTTTGATGCGGAATTTTTGCATGGCTTTGGTGTTAGGGGGAATGGTTAGGGTTAAGGTTTTATGCCAAGTAGCGATTTCAACCTTCCCTCCAAAAAGAGCCGTTTTTAAGGGTAAATCAAAGATTTGGATAATATCGTCTTTCTCGCGCCTATAAATTTCATCTTCTTCAATATGGATCTGTAAGAGCAAATCGCCCCTACCCGTTCGCCCCATTTTCCCTTTGTTGCGAACCCTAATCTTTTCGCCCTCTTCCACGCCGATAGGGATTTTAAGGCTAAAAGTCTCATTATTGACGCTCACTTGTTTTTTATTGCCTAAAAGGGTGTCTAAAACAGAGACATTTAAAATAGCGGTTACATCTAAATTTTCAGGGGCGAAACTGGAAAAATTAAAGCCAGAAAAGCCTTGCGAGTTTTGAGAAAATCTTTGCGAAAAGCCTCCTTTCCCAAAAATAGAGCTTAAAATATCGTCTAAATCTTCACTAGGACCACGGCTTCTGGCAAAATCGCTGAAATTCTGCCCCCCAAACATGTTGTCGCCAAATTGATCGTATTGGCGGCGTTTTTCTTCATCGCTCAAAATTTCATAAGCGGCGTTGATTTCTTTGAATTTTTCTTCGGCTTCTTTGGTTTTATTCAAATCCGGGTGGTATTGCCTGGCTAAACGGCGGTAGGATTTTTTGATTTCATCTTGGCTGGCGTTTTCGCTCACGTTTAAAGTTTGGTATAAACTCTTACTCATGAATCACCTTTAAAATAGTTTTATTAGAATACTATCATAAATCTTTAGTGTTAGTCAATCAAGTTTATTGATAATGTTTAGTGGTCATTGAGATTTTAAACCCGTTTCAGCGCAATTAAAAGGAATTTTCATTAAAATACTAGGTTTAAATCCACGATGAGTTTTTAATGCAATATAAGAAAAATAAGAAAAGATATTATCATTTAGCGTTAGGGATCCTTTTTTGTAATGGTCTGTCTTTGAAAGCTTTAGAAATTGCCGTCAAACCTTTTGGCTATCTGGGGCTATTGTATAATCAAGGGGTGCAAAAAAACCCTCACAGCTATGTGGGGGCTTTAGCGCGTCTTGGGGTGGATTTTTCTTATAGCAATGGGTGGTCCTTTGGTATTGGAGCGATTGGGGCTTGGAATATTTATAACAAACAGCGTTTGGCTAACCTTTACATCAGTCTAGGGAATTTTTTTGGTAACCCTAACAACGTTAAGCCTTATTTGAGCGCTGGCGATGTTTCTGATGCGTATATTCAATACGCTAACCAGCGTTTTAAAATCGCTTTAGGGCGTTTTAATACCGATTTTGTGGATTTTGATTGGATAGGGGGTAATATTCAAGGGGTCTCTGTGGCTTTTAAGCAAAATTCCATGCGTTATTTTGGGATTTTTATGGATAGCATGCTTTATAATGGGCATCAAATCAATAAAGAGCAAGGGAATCGGATCGCCACTTCCCTAAACGCTCTAGCGTCTTATGATCCCGTGTCTAAACGCTTGTATGTGGGGGGGGAAGTGTTTGTTTTGGGCACAGAATACAAAAATAAAAATTTGACATTCGTTCCTTTTATTTTAACGGACACCCGCTTGCCTTTGCCCACTCAAAATGTTTTAGTGCAGGTGGGGGGTAAGTTGGAGTATGACGCTTCTTTAGCTAAGGGTTTCACTTCGTGCACTCTGGTGCATGGCATGTATCAATACGGCAACACTGATATTACTACAAGCGCTAAAAATGCCGGCTTGTTTTTGATCGATCAAACTTTTAAATACCAAATTTTTAATTTTGGAACGGGTTTTTATATCGTTCCGGCAAGGAACAATAAGGGCTATCTATGGACTTTTAACGACAGGACTAAATTCTATGGCCGTGGGATCAACGCGCCCGGTGTGCCAGCGATTTATTTTGCTAATTCTAGCATTTCAGGCTATGTTTTTTTAGGGCTTAAGACTAAAAGGGTGCGTTTAGACGCGATGGTGGCTTTTGGGGATTACCAAGAATATTCTTTAATGAGCAGTTTTAGGGTTTGGACTTATAGGAGTTTGTCTTTTGATATGGGTGGGGGGTATGTGTATGCTTATAATTCTAAAGCCACGAGAAAAAGCCTTGGAGATAGCTCTTTTGTTTTTTTCGGGAAGTTTTTGTTTTAAAAAATGCCATTTTTACAATCAATCATAAAGGGCTTGCCAAAAGTAAGCGATAATTTCTTAAGCGGTCTTCTTGGGTTAGGGGGATCTTTTAAAGGGGGTTAAGGGGGGAGAGTTGTTCCAAAACATCTCCCTATTCCCTTAAAAAATGAGTTTCATATAAAACTATGTAAAAAACTATAAAATAAAGCTAAAAATCCTATTCTCTAAAAATCAAAGAATATTAAAAGGGTCTAAAAGTTTTTGTTTTAAGAAATTCTTTTAAAATCAGGTCTTTGTGTTTTTTTAGGGAAAAAAGCTTTTTTAAACTCAGGCTCCCATAGTTTGATCACGCCATGGTGGGTCATCTGGTGCATATTGACTAAACGCATGTTTAATAGAGCCTTTTCTTTGGCTTCGCTATCGCTCAAATCTTCTTTAATTTTGAACGCTTGAATGATCTGCTCCCACAATTCATGCTCTTTAGCGTCTTCGTTTAAAAAATCTTTATAGTTGAAGCCGCCAATCCCTTTAACCCCTTTAATATTATCCCCCTTATCCCCCACAACGCACTGGTAATAAGCAAAAAAATGGGCTTCTTTTTGACTCACATTAAAAAAAGCGTTTGTTTTGAGATTGAAATGAGAACCTCTATTGGAATATAAAATATCCTTATCCATGCTGGCTATCACATAATTGTTGGGGTCTTTCTTTTTGTAAAAAGAGATAATATCATCGGCTTCATATTCAAAACAATGTTCGCCCTGGATTTTAGCCCCTTTTTTTAGAGGGTATTTTTCCACTAAAGCGATTTTGAGAGCTTTTAAAAGGGATCTAAAACCTTCATCAAATTGGTGGCGTTTTTGTTTGTAATGATCGCACAGCTGGTAGCGGAAACTCTCTCTGCCCCTAGTGATAAAAAAAAGCGTTTTAGAGCAACGAGTCTTGCGCATGATAGATAAAATTTGAGTGGTCAGGAAAATAACGCCCACTTCTTGCAAGCTATAAGCGGCGAATCTTTTGGGGAGCGTTTTATTAGAGAGCAAACGCCTAACAATATTAGGGATAACGCAATCAATGTCTAGTAAAAGAGTTCTTGAATGCGTGGATCTTGTTTTGCTAAACGCTTGTCTAATGGTTAATCCTTAAGTTGAATTTCTCTTTTTGAAAAATAAACTATTATAGTAAATATATAGCAAATAATAAGTTATTTTAATGATAATTAGCTCTATTCTTATTAAATACGCTAAATCTTGAGAGATTACCGCTTGTTTTAGCTCTTTTGATTGTAAAAATGCTTTTGGCATTTTTACATTTATGATTTATGATCAAACGCCCCACAAAAACAGGGCTTAAGGATTTTCTGTTATTTGCGCGGTAAGTTATACTTCCGGCGTTTTTCCCAAAGGCTTTTACGGCTAATGCCAAGCTTGCTGGCTAATTCTGTATCGGTGCAAGTAGAAGAAAAATGCCTGATCGCTTCTTTTTCATATTCTTGAATGGAAAGGAAAGTCGTGTGGTTATTAAACAAAGATAGGGGTTTATTGCCGCATTCAATGCTCACAATTTTAGGAAATTCTAGGGGTTCTTTATGGGTATAGGACAAAACAATAGGGCATGAACGGGCCAATTCTAACAATTTCAATTGTTCATCTTTTTTAAGCTCTTCTAAATGCATGATGTAAAAAGGGCGTTCTAATTTGTCTTTATTCTTGTATAATTCTTTCCAAGTGGTATCCTTTAAAGAGAAAAAAGAAAAATCCATTTGCCTTTCTTTAGCGTATTGCAATAAATAAGCGTTCGCAAGCTCTTGAGAGGGCGTGTGGATGATGAAAGGCGGCCGGTAAGAAAAATCTTTAGGCAGGGGCAATTCCGCATGGATAAAGTCTAAGTAATTTTCATAAAATCCCAAGCGAGCGGTCATTTCTTGGTAGGCTTTGTGGTATTGGATTTTACGCAACAATTCATCCATTTTAAAAGGTTTTAGAATATAATCTCTCGCTCCCGCTTGAATGGGTTTATTCACGCCATCTTCATTGACATGCGAAGCCATCATGATAATGATTTGCTTGGAATTATAACGCACAAAGTGTTCGCAACGCCCTTGAGTGCAAACTTTAGAAGAAACTAAAATCACATCATAAGGCTCTTTATTTTCTTCTGAAATGCTAGAGATGATCTCGCAAAAATGCCCTAAATCATGCAAATTATGCGAAATACTCCTGGCTAGCGCTAAATCGTCTTCAATGATTAAGATTTTCATCAATTCTTCCTTTTATCACATTTTATCACATTTAAAGTTTTTGTTTATAACGCATGCTCACATGCGCTTGGACTAACAGCCCTTCTTGTTTGCCAATGAACCCCATTTTTTCCATTGTGGTGGCTTTCAAGCTGATTTGAGATTTTTCTAACCCTAAAAGTTGGCTCAAATTCTCTAAAATCGCCGGTTTGTAAGGAGTGATTTTAGGGATTTCGCTAAAGATAGTCGCCCCCATTTCAAACAATTCAAACCCAATGCTTTGAGAAAAATCCAACACGATTTTTAAAAGCTTTTCAGAAGAAGCGTTTTTGTATTTGGGGTCATTATCAGGAAACCATTCGCCAATATCTCCCCCTTTAATCGCTCCTAAAATCGCATCAATAACCGCATGCAATAAAGCATCGCCATCGCTATGAGCCTTTAACCCAAACTCGCAATCCAAAACAACCCCCCCTAAAACCATAGGCTTATCTTTAATGAACGCATGCGTATCAAAGCCCATGCCGATAAAAGTGTCTTTTGCTGGGTTGAAAAAAGGCGTAAAAAACTTTAAATCGCCGCTTGTGGTGAGTTTGTGCAAATTTTTACTGCCTTCAATATAGCTCACAGAGTTAGGGAAAGCTTGCAAAATCGCGCTGCTTTCATCTTTAAAATCCCCTTGATTTAGGGCTGATTGGAGCGTTTTGGTGTGGCTTAATTGCGGGGTTTGAATGAGTTTGATCGCTTCTCTATCCAAAGCCTCGTTATAATAGATCGCTGTGTCATAGCAAGGCAAGTAAGGAGCGATGCAATAATGGCTCGTTTGTTGGAGGGTTAAAAACAAACTTTTAAGTGCTTCCATATTCGCTAAACCCCTAGCCACATCGCTGGTGAGCGTGTAAGCGCTATCAATTACTTTCAAAGCGTTACGCACGGATTCTTGCCTTGATGTCCCGCCTTTTACAAGCTTGATTTTGGGGTAATGGCGTTGGATATAAACATAATCCAATCCGCTTACAACTAAAATGACTTCCTTAAAGTCTAGGGCTTCTTTAAAGCTTTCATACACGCT
Protein-coding regions in this window:
- a CDS encoding 5'-3' exonuclease → MRQAFSKTRSTHSRTLLLDIDCVIPNIVRRLLSNKTLPKRFAAYSLQEVGVIFLTTQILSIMRKTRCSKTLFFITRGRESFRYQLCDHYKQKRHQFDEGFRSLLKALKIALVEKYPLKKGAKIQGEHCFEYEADDIISFYKKKDPNNYVIASMDKDILYSNRGSHFNLKTNAFFNVSQKEAHFFAYYQCVVGDKGDNIKGVKGIGGFNYKDFLNEDAKEHELWEQIIQAFKIKEDLSDSEAKEKALLNMRLVNMHQMTHHGVIKLWEPEFKKAFFPKKTQRPDFKRIS
- a CDS encoding DnaJ C-terminal domain-containing protein, which gives rise to MSKSLYQTLNVSENASQDEIKKSYRRLARQYHPDLNKTKEAEEKFKEINAAYEILSDEEKRRQYDQFGDNMFGGQNFSDFARSRGPSEDLDDILSSIFGKGGFSQRFSQNSQGFSGFNFSSFAPENLDVTAILNVSVLDTLLGNKKQVSVNNETFSLKIPIGVEEGEKIRVRNKGKMGRTGRGDLLLQIHIEEDEIYRREKDDIIQIFDLPLKTALFGGKVEIATWHKTLTLTIPPNTKAMQKFRIKDKGIKNRKTSHVGDLYLQARLILPKTETLSNELKALLEKEL
- a CDS encoding OriC activity response regulator, with protein sequence MKILIIEDDLALARSISHNLHDLGHFCEIISSISEENKEPYDVILVSSKVCTQGRCEHFVRYNSKQIIIMMASHVNEDGVNKPIQAGARDYILKPFKMDELLRKIQYHKAYQEMTARLGFYENYLDFIHAELPLPKDFSYRPPFIIHTPSQELANAYLLQYAKERQMDFSFFSLKDTTWKELYKNKDKLERPFYIMHLEELKKDEQLKLLELARSCPIVLSYTHKEPLEFPKIVSIECGNKPLSLFNNHTTFLSIQEYEKEAIRHFSSTCTDTELASKLGISRKSLWEKRRKYNLPRK
- a CDS encoding bifunctional 2-C-methyl-D-erythritol 4-phosphate cytidylyltransferase/2-C-methyl-D-erythritol 2,4-cyclodiphosphate synthase, encoding MSLIRVNGEAFKLSLESLEEDPFETKETLETLVKQTSVVLLAAGESKRFSRTIKKQWLRSHHTPLWLSVYESFKEALDFKEVILVVSGLDYVYIQRHYPKIKLVKGGTSRQESVRNALKVIDSAYTLTSDVARGLANMEALKSLFLTLQQTSHYCIAPYLPCYDTAIYYNEALDREAIKLIQTPQLSHTKTLQSALNQGDFKDESSAILQAFPNSVSYIEGSKNLHKLTTSGDLKFFTPFFNPAKDTFIGMGFDTHAFIKDKPMVLGGVVLDCEFGLKAHSDGDALLHAVIDAILGAIKGGDIGEWFPDNDPKYKNASSEKLLKIVLDFSQSIGFELFEMGATIFSEIPKITPYKPAILENLSQLLGLEKSQISLKATTMEKMGFIGKQEGLLVQAHVSMRYKQKL
- a CDS encoding replication-associated recombination protein A, whose amino-acid sequence is MSLTALLNPTSLEDFLGQEHLIGKDAPLFKALQSKHFPHAFFYGPPGVGKTSLAQIIARSLERPILLFNATDFKLEDLRLKLKNYQNTLLKPVVFIDETHRLNKTQQEFLLPIMEKNHALILGASTQDPNYSLSHAIRSRSFIFELTPLNKSDLDRLCAKALALLKKQIEPDAKTYLLNNSAGDARALLNLLDLSAKIENPITLKTLKSLRPHSLNDGSYSDDTHYNLTSALIKSLRGSDENASIYYLARLIAGGENPEFIARRLVIFASEDIGNANPNALNLAASCLFSVKQIGYPEARIILSQCVIYLSCSPKSNTAYRAINQALDCVQKGLLYPIPKHLLPNAKDYLYPHDYNGYVKQDYLEKPLNLVSSQGIGFEKTLLEWLDKIRN
- a CDS encoding heat shock protein transcriptional repressor HspR translates to MYDYDEPLYLISVVAKILGVHPQTLRQYEKEGLIEPSRTDGKMRLYSQRDMDKIKTILRLTRDMGVNLAGVDIILRLKEKLDELDNLNKELQDALQKHSKNNKTPTKNLNTPTNFYELILFKK